From Larus michahellis chromosome 5, bLarMic1.1, whole genome shotgun sequence, the proteins below share one genomic window:
- the USP46 gene encoding ubiquitin carboxyl-terminal hydrolase 46 isoform X1, giving the protein MTVRNIASICNMGTNASALEKDIGPEQFPINEHYFGLVNFGNTCYCNSVLQALYFCRPFRENVLSYKAQQKKKENLLTCLADLFHSIATQKKKVGVIPPKKFISRLRKENDLFDNYMQQDAHEFLNYLLNTIADILQEEKKQEKQNGKLKNGNMNEAEENNKQELTWVHEIFQGTLTNETRCLNCETVSSKDEDFLDLSVDVEQNTSITHCLRDFSNTETLCSEQKYYCETCCSKQEAQKRMRVKKLPMILALHLKRFKYMEQLHRYTKLSYRVVFPLELRLFNTSGDAVNLDRMYDLVAVVVHCGSGPNRGHYITIVKSHGFWLLFDDDIVEKIDAQAIEEFYGLTSDISKNSESGYILFYQSRE; this is encoded by the exons GGCACCAATGCCTCTGCTCTGGAAAAAGACATTGGCCCAGAGCAGTTTCCAATCAATGAACACTACTTTGGATTGGTCAAT TTTGGGAACACCTGCTACTGTAACTCCGTGCTGCAGGCATTGTATTTTTGCCGGCCGTTTCGGGAAAATGTATTATCATACAAGGcccaacagaaaaagaaggaaaatctcTTGACTTGCCTGGCAGACCTTTTCCACAGTATTGCTACTCAGAAGAAGAAAGTTGGAGTTATTCCACCAAAGAAGTTCATATCAAGGTTACGAAAAGAGAATG ATCTCTTTGACAACTACATGCAGCAGGATGCACATGAGTTTTTAAATTACCTGCTCAACACCATCGCAGACATTttgcaggaggagaagaaacaggaaaagcaaaatggcAAACTGAAAAATGGCAACATGAATGAAGCTGAAGAGAACAATAAACAAGAACTCACCTGGGTGCATGAGATTTTTCAGGGAACACTGACTAACGAAACTAGATGTTTGAACTGTGAAACC GTTAGTAGCAAAGATGAAGATTTTCTTGACCTTTCTGTTGATGTGGAGCAGAACACATCAATTACACACTGTCTAAG AGACTTCAGTAACACAGAGACATTATGTAGTGAACAGAAATACTACTGTGAAACTTGCTGCAGTAAACAAGAGGCACAGAAAAG GATGAGAGTAAAAAAACTGCCAATGATTCTTGCCTTACACCTCAAGAGATTCAAGTATATGGAGCAATTGCACAGGTATACTAAGCTATCGTACCGTGTAGTATTTCCTCTGGAGTTACGTCTCTTCAACACATCTGGCGATGCTGTCAACTTAGATCGGATGTACGACTTGGTAGCTGTTGTTGTTCACTGTGGAAG tGGACCAAATCGGGGGCATTATATTACTATCGTGAAAAGTCATGGATTTTGGCTCTTGTTTGATGATGACATTGTAGAG aaaatagaTGCTCAAGCTATTGAAGAATTCTATGGTCTGACCTCTGATATATCAAAAAATTCTGAGTCTGGCTATATTTTATTCTATCAGTCAAGAGAGTGA
- the USP46 gene encoding ubiquitin carboxyl-terminal hydrolase 46 isoform X2: MWCPSMPCAGDATHTIHLPWRMEPTSRGTNASALEKDIGPEQFPINEHYFGLVNFGNTCYCNSVLQALYFCRPFRENVLSYKAQQKKKENLLTCLADLFHSIATQKKKVGVIPPKKFISRLRKENDLFDNYMQQDAHEFLNYLLNTIADILQEEKKQEKQNGKLKNGNMNEAEENNKQELTWVHEIFQGTLTNETRCLNCETVSSKDEDFLDLSVDVEQNTSITHCLRDFSNTETLCSEQKYYCETCCSKQEAQKRMRVKKLPMILALHLKRFKYMEQLHRYTKLSYRVVFPLELRLFNTSGDAVNLDRMYDLVAVVVHCGSGPNRGHYITIVKSHGFWLLFDDDIVEKIDAQAIEEFYGLTSDISKNSESGYILFYQSRE, encoded by the exons GGCACCAATGCCTCTGCTCTGGAAAAAGACATTGGCCCAGAGCAGTTTCCAATCAATGAACACTACTTTGGATTGGTCAAT TTTGGGAACACCTGCTACTGTAACTCCGTGCTGCAGGCATTGTATTTTTGCCGGCCGTTTCGGGAAAATGTATTATCATACAAGGcccaacagaaaaagaaggaaaatctcTTGACTTGCCTGGCAGACCTTTTCCACAGTATTGCTACTCAGAAGAAGAAAGTTGGAGTTATTCCACCAAAGAAGTTCATATCAAGGTTACGAAAAGAGAATG ATCTCTTTGACAACTACATGCAGCAGGATGCACATGAGTTTTTAAATTACCTGCTCAACACCATCGCAGACATTttgcaggaggagaagaaacaggaaaagcaaaatggcAAACTGAAAAATGGCAACATGAATGAAGCTGAAGAGAACAATAAACAAGAACTCACCTGGGTGCATGAGATTTTTCAGGGAACACTGACTAACGAAACTAGATGTTTGAACTGTGAAACC GTTAGTAGCAAAGATGAAGATTTTCTTGACCTTTCTGTTGATGTGGAGCAGAACACATCAATTACACACTGTCTAAG AGACTTCAGTAACACAGAGACATTATGTAGTGAACAGAAATACTACTGTGAAACTTGCTGCAGTAAACAAGAGGCACAGAAAAG GATGAGAGTAAAAAAACTGCCAATGATTCTTGCCTTACACCTCAAGAGATTCAAGTATATGGAGCAATTGCACAGGTATACTAAGCTATCGTACCGTGTAGTATTTCCTCTGGAGTTACGTCTCTTCAACACATCTGGCGATGCTGTCAACTTAGATCGGATGTACGACTTGGTAGCTGTTGTTGTTCACTGTGGAAG tGGACCAAATCGGGGGCATTATATTACTATCGTGAAAAGTCATGGATTTTGGCTCTTGTTTGATGATGACATTGTAGAG aaaatagaTGCTCAAGCTATTGAAGAATTCTATGGTCTGACCTCTGATATATCAAAAAATTCTGAGTCTGGCTATATTTTATTCTATCAGTCAAGAGAGTGA